In Citrus sinensis cultivar Valencia sweet orange chromosome 2, DVS_A1.0, whole genome shotgun sequence, a single genomic region encodes these proteins:
- the LOC102609262 gene encoding uncharacterized protein LOC102609262 encodes MKLMITTFVGVAVGFFLGICFPAISISKMNLPSSLFPTSDLNYVEDKYTGISTQALLNAWSTLQTNRGFYSQNNTKIWIPTNPRGAERLAPGIIESQSDLYPRRLWGSPDKDLPIRPKYLVTFTVGFDLKHNIDAAVKKFSENFTIMLFHYDGRTSDWEEFEWSKRAIHVSARKQTKWWYAKRFLHPDIVASYDYIFIWDEDLGVENFNGEEYIKLVRKHGLEISQPGLEPNGWLTWQMTKRRNDTEVHTQTEEREGWCAETHEPPCAAFVEIMATVFSREAWRCVWYMIQNDLVHGWGLDFALRKCVEPAHEKIGVVDAQWIVHQGVPSLGNQGQPHDGRAPWEAVRERCKNEWEMFKDRMTSAEKAYLEALGVDSTTLKKDENQSKVMD; translated from the exons ATGAAGCTTATGATAACAACTTTCGTTGGAGTTGCCGTTGGGTTCTTTCTAGGCATTTGCTTCCCCGCAATCTCAATTTCGAAG ATGAATCTTCCATCTAGCCTTTTTCCTACCTCTGATCTCAATTATGTGGAGGACAAGTACACTGGCATTTCAACACAAGCTCTGTTGAATGCTTGGTCTACGTTGCAGACTAACCGAGGCTTTTATTCTCAGAACAATACGAAG ATTTGGATTCCAACAAATCCTCGAGGCGCTGAAAGACTTGCCCCTGGTATCATTGAATCCCAGTCAGATTTGTATCCTCGCCGTTTATGGGGTTCCCCTGATAAG GACTTACCCATCAGACCAAAGTATCTTGTAACTTTTACTGTTGGTTTTGACCTGAAACATAATATAGATGCAGCAGTTAAAAAG TTTTCAGAGAACTTCACCATTATGTTGTTTCATTACGATGGCCGGACAAGTGATTGGGAAGAGTTTGAGTGGTCAAAGCGAGCTATCCATGTCAGTGCCCGCAAGCAAACTAAATG GTGGTACGCTAAACGGTTTCTGCATCCTGACATTGTGGCATCATACGACTATATTTTCATCTGGGATGAGGATCTTGGGGTGGAGAATTTCAATGGAGAGGA ATATATTAAATTGGTGAGGAAACATGGTTTAGAGATATCGCAGCCTGGTTTAGAACCAAATGGATGGTTAACATGGCAGATGACAAAGAGAAGAAACGACACTGAAGTTCACAC ACAGACTGAAGAGAGGGAGGGATGGTGTGCTGAAACACATGAGCCTCCTTGTGCTGC GTTTGTTGAGATTATGGCCACTGTGTTTTCTAGGGAAGCATGGCGTTGCGTTTGGTATATGATTCAG AATGACTTGGTTCATGGATGGGGTCTAGATTTTGCTCTAAGAAAATGTGTTGAG CCTGCTCATGAGAAAATAGGAGTTGTAGATGCTCAATGGATTGTTCACCAAGGCGTTCCCTCGCTTGGGAACCAG GGCCAGCCTCATGATGGGAGGGCGCCATGGGAAGCG GTGAGGGAGAGATGTAAAAACGAATGGGAAATGTTTAAAGATCGAATGACAAGTGCAGAGAAAGCATACCTCGAGGCGTTGGGGGTTGATTCAACCACTCTCAAAAAGGATGAAAACCAAAGCAAAGTTATGGACTGA